From Chlamydiifrater volucris, one genomic window encodes:
- a CDS encoding dicarboxylate/amino acid:cation symporter: MKLWMKILLGLLIGVISGLAFGDKAVLVKPIGDVFLNLLSMVVYPLVFASMVVGIASISDLKKLGRIGIKSLSLYLLTTAVAIAIGLIFASLFKPGSGCVIDEVASWVAPKASARASEVIVNLFPSNPVRSFVEGNILQIIIFSLFLGISIRLAGDKGLALEKLFNSASEVMLQMINLVMEFAPFGVAASMAWISGIHGVSILLQLGKFLAVFYLACFVHAVLVFGSLIRFRCGSSFSGFLRGMMDAIVCAASTASSSATLPITMKCVSDRIGVSKEITGFVLPLGATVNMNGTAIFQGMAAVFIAQVYGFSLSFYSLVMLVITATFSAVGSAGVPGGGMITLGSVLASVGLPVQGVAILAGIDRLRDIVGTPMNILGDAVVAACVHAGEKNQDNFSLSSKETCESEMIGLAEGQ; this comes from the coding sequence ATGAAATTATGGATGAAAATACTACTAGGTTTGCTTATCGGCGTTATTTCCGGGTTGGCTTTTGGAGATAAGGCTGTTCTAGTGAAACCCATAGGGGATGTTTTCCTGAATCTCTTAAGTATGGTGGTGTACCCTCTAGTATTTGCCTCCATGGTTGTTGGAATAGCTTCTATTAGTGATCTTAAAAAATTAGGGCGTATAGGGATTAAAAGTCTGAGTCTCTACCTGCTAACGACGGCTGTAGCTATAGCTATAGGTTTGATTTTTGCTAGTCTTTTTAAGCCCGGGAGCGGTTGTGTGATTGATGAGGTCGCCTCTTGGGTTGCGCCAAAAGCGAGTGCCAGAGCTTCAGAAGTTATTGTAAATCTTTTTCCATCCAATCCTGTTCGGTCTTTTGTTGAAGGGAATATATTACAAATTATTATTTTCTCTCTGTTTTTAGGAATATCTATTCGTTTGGCTGGAGATAAGGGATTAGCTCTTGAAAAATTGTTCAACAGTGCCTCTGAAGTTATGTTGCAGATGATCAACTTGGTTATGGAGTTTGCTCCATTTGGAGTAGCGGCTTCTATGGCTTGGATATCAGGAATACATGGGGTTAGTATCCTGTTACAACTCGGTAAATTTTTAGCTGTATTTTATTTGGCTTGTTTCGTTCACGCTGTTCTAGTTTTTGGTAGTTTGATACGTTTTCGTTGTGGCAGTTCTTTCTCAGGTTTTTTACGAGGTATGATGGACGCCATTGTTTGTGCGGCTTCCACGGCTAGCAGTTCCGCCACACTACCTATCACTATGAAATGTGTTTCTGATCGCATAGGAGTTTCCAAAGAAATTACGGGCTTTGTCTTGCCTTTGGGTGCTACAGTGAATATGAATGGAACGGCTATTTTTCAGGGTATGGCGGCCGTATTTATTGCTCAGGTGTACGGTTTTTCTCTGTCGTTCTATAGTTTAGTCATGTTAGTCATTACGGCCACTTTTTCTGCTGTAGGAAGTGCTGGTGTTCCTGGGGGGGGTATGATTACTCTTGGCTCGGTGTTAGCCTCAGTAGGGCTTCCTGTTCAAGGGGTGGCTATCCTGGCTGGCATCGATAGGTTGAGAGATATTGTGGGTACCCCAATGAACATTTTAGGAGATGCTGTGGTTGCAGCTTGCGTTCATGCCGGAGAGAAAAATCAAGATAACTTTTCTTTAAGTTCAAAGGAAACTTGTGAGTCAGAAATGATAGGTTTAGCAGAAGGACAATAA
- a CDS encoding KpsF/GutQ family sugar-phosphate isomerase, which yields MSENRGVGCCYLVMKEVLSLQKSGMDNFFSSFDLSLASPLVEKILGSSGNLFFSGVGKSGFIARKIAATFQSFGERAFFLNAGDVLHGDLGAVREGDIVVLLSNSGETEELVKQIPYFQNKGSEVFVVTSGAYSRMAFLADFVITLPSAREIDAFHLAPTTSTQYQLLLGDFLATTVARVRKLSFEDYGNNHPAGTIGFRANAKVEDVMSPLSCVPICSTGCSVRKALEIISSGGFGCVLVLGLEGTLEGIFTDGDLRRNLREKGNNFLDLPVTEVMTKNPRLVLREASIHDALEDMEAGSPVTVLPVVDSLKKRQVVGLLHMHTLARHGLLLL from the coding sequence ATGTCTGAAAACAGAGGCGTGGGGTGTTGTTACCTAGTTATGAAAGAAGTTTTGTCTTTGCAAAAATCAGGTATGGACAACTTCTTCTCCTCTTTTGACCTTAGCCTTGCCTCTCCGCTGGTAGAAAAGATTCTAGGAAGTTCGGGAAATTTGTTTTTTTCTGGGGTAGGAAAGAGTGGGTTTATTGCTCGAAAAATTGCAGCTACGTTCCAGTCATTCGGAGAAAGAGCTTTTTTCTTGAATGCGGGAGATGTTCTTCATGGAGATTTAGGAGCAGTTCGTGAAGGTGATATCGTTGTTTTGTTGTCTAACAGCGGCGAAACGGAAGAACTAGTAAAGCAGATCCCGTATTTCCAAAATAAAGGTTCTGAAGTTTTCGTTGTTACCTCGGGAGCTTATTCTAGAATGGCTTTTCTGGCGGATTTTGTAATTACCCTTCCTTCTGCAAGAGAGATAGATGCCTTTCATTTAGCTCCAACAACTTCCACACAATATCAGCTTTTATTAGGGGATTTCCTGGCTACAACAGTTGCTAGGGTTCGTAAGCTTTCCTTTGAGGATTATGGGAATAATCACCCTGCGGGGACTATCGGATTTCGGGCCAATGCGAAAGTTGAGGATGTGATGTCTCCCTTATCATGTGTGCCCATCTGTTCGACTGGTTGTTCCGTCAGAAAAGCTTTGGAGATTATTTCTTCTGGAGGTTTTGGTTGTGTACTTGTTTTGGGGCTTGAGGGAACTTTGGAAGGCATATTTACGGACGGAGATCTGCGTAGGAATTTGAGAGAAAAGGGCAATAACTTTCTTGACCTACCTGTGACCGAGGTTATGACTAAAAATCCTCGGCTAGTATTGAGAGAAGCCTCTATACATGATGCCTTGGAAGACATGGAAGCCGGCTCGCCAGTTACGGTGCTGCCTGTCGTGGACTCCCTAAAGAAACGTCAGGTAGTGGGACTTCTTCATATGCACACACTAGCTCGTCATGGGCTTTTATTATTATAA
- the cdsZ gene encoding zinc ribbon domain regulatory protein CdsZ: protein MQDAFQVILSIQELDIKMIRLMRVKQEHRKELSKVQSLKMDIRRKVSEKEEEVSVLREKIREGEARIQEVSEQINKLESQQAAVKKMDEFNALTQEMTNASKERRSLEHQVSDLMDKQAAIEDLVVSLRESLQSTESSSESIEKEITESIRKINEEGRSLLEQRSELTQQSNPELFKIYERLLKNKLDRVVVPIENRVCSGCHIVLTPQHENLVRKRDRLIFCEHCSRILYWQESSENLQEGTAKRRRRKSAV from the coding sequence ATGCAAGACGCTTTTCAAGTCATTCTAAGTATTCAAGAACTTGATATCAAAATGATTCGTCTCATGCGGGTGAAGCAAGAACACCGCAAGGAGCTGTCGAAGGTTCAGTCCTTGAAAATGGATATTCGAAGAAAAGTTTCCGAAAAAGAAGAGGAAGTCTCTGTTCTCCGAGAAAAGATTAGAGAAGGTGAAGCTCGCATTCAAGAAGTTTCTGAACAGATTAACAAATTGGAAAGTCAACAAGCAGCTGTGAAGAAGATGGATGAGTTCAACGCGTTAACCCAAGAAATGACCAACGCCAGTAAGGAACGTCGATCTTTGGAGCATCAGGTCAGTGACCTCATGGATAAGCAGGCTGCAATCGAAGATCTGGTTGTTTCTCTAAGAGAAAGCTTACAGTCCACGGAATCTAGCAGCGAGTCCATTGAAAAAGAAATCACTGAAAGCATCCGGAAGATTAATGAGGAAGGCCGCTCTCTTTTAGAACAGAGGTCTGAACTGACTCAACAAAGTAATCCAGAACTGTTTAAGATATATGAACGGTTGCTGAAAAACAAATTAGATAGGGTTGTTGTACCAATAGAAAATCGTGTGTGCAGTGGTTGCCATATTGTGCTTACACCTCAACACGAGAACCTTGTAAGAAAAAGAGACCGGTTAATTTTTTGCGAGCACTGCTCTCGAATTCTTTATTGGCAAGAATCTTCAGAAAATCTTCAAGAAGGTACAGCAAAACGTCGCCGCAGGAAATCTGCTGTTTAA
- a CDS encoding dihydrolipoamide acetyltransferase family protein, with product MVFLFKFPKIGETSSGGIVIRWFKQEGDVVCSDEPLLEVSTDKIATELPSPVSGKLVTILAKEGKEVGVSEVLAYIETSAEIQDVSDSKSVCPKSQDQDIQKLSEVKTLKSSSRKGISAWFSPAVLSLAERSGIDLEELRGLVGTGIDGRITRKDVESYLLSKEEQVSSGSSDGAPVVDENRIPLSPLRRAIASSLVKASDEVPHASLVVDVDVTGMVNLIAEEKERFMEAHGVKLTVTSFIVQCLTKALQQFPLLNGSMEGDTIVVKKSINVGIAVNLNKEGVVIPVIRNCQERGLVSIAKALADLSARARANKLDLSEVKDGSVTLTNFGMTGALIGMPIIHYPEIAILGIGTIQKRVMVKEDDSLAIRKMMYITLTFDHRVIDGIYGSEFLTALKNRIESVTIS from the coding sequence ATGGTTTTTTTGTTCAAATTTCCCAAAATAGGAGAAACCTCCTCCGGAGGAATCGTTATTCGATGGTTCAAACAGGAAGGAGATGTTGTCTGTTCTGATGAACCGTTGTTAGAGGTTTCTACAGACAAGATTGCTACGGAGCTTCCTTCTCCTGTTTCAGGGAAACTTGTTACCATTCTGGCCAAAGAGGGTAAAGAAGTTGGCGTTTCTGAAGTGCTTGCTTATATCGAAACTTCTGCGGAAATTCAAGATGTGTCAGATAGCAAATCAGTTTGTCCCAAGAGCCAAGATCAAGATATACAAAAGTTATCAGAGGTTAAGACGTTAAAATCCTCTTCAAGGAAAGGCATCTCTGCATGGTTTTCTCCTGCTGTTTTAAGTTTAGCCGAAAGATCCGGGATAGATCTCGAGGAGCTCAGGGGGCTTGTGGGAACAGGGATAGATGGAAGAATTACAAGGAAAGACGTAGAAAGCTATCTTCTTTCTAAAGAGGAGCAAGTAAGCAGTGGCTCTTCTGATGGCGCACCTGTTGTAGATGAAAATCGAATACCTTTGTCTCCCCTAAGAAGGGCTATAGCCTCTTCATTAGTAAAAGCATCGGATGAGGTTCCCCATGCTTCTTTGGTTGTGGACGTTGATGTTACGGGTATGGTCAACTTAATAGCAGAGGAAAAAGAACGGTTCATGGAAGCTCATGGTGTCAAATTGACTGTCACGAGTTTTATCGTTCAGTGCTTAACAAAAGCTTTGCAGCAATTTCCTTTGCTCAACGGTTCCATGGAAGGGGATACTATTGTTGTTAAAAAGTCTATCAATGTGGGGATTGCTGTTAATCTCAACAAAGAAGGTGTAGTCATTCCAGTTATTCGAAATTGTCAGGAGAGAGGCCTTGTTAGTATTGCAAAAGCATTAGCAGATCTTTCTGCAAGGGCTCGAGCAAACAAACTCGATCTTTCTGAAGTAAAAGACGGCAGCGTAACTTTGACTAATTTTGGAATGACGGGAGCGCTTATAGGCATGCCCATAATCCATTATCCAGAAATAGCAATTTTAGGTATTGGAACAATACAAAAACGAGTGATGGTCAAGGAAGATGATTCATTGGCTATTAGAAAGATGATGTACATTACGCTAACTTTCGATCATAGAGTCATTGATGGCATTTATGGCAGTGAATTTTTAACGGCATTGAAAAATCGTATAGAGTCTGTTACGATTAGCTAG
- the lpxK gene encoding tetraacyldisaccharide 4'-kinase, whose product MIYRTLCLRLLQRRRPSVFFAILSSIFAFCSGLHRFVSIFRKKVAAGIPVVSVGNIAIGGTGKTPMVAYLAEFFYSQGLRCAVLSRGYKGKLSSRSKSVLVNPSLHTAQEVGDEPFMLSQKITNGFVIVGKNRLLSVKKAEELGCDVAILDDGLQYFPLEKQANIIVVRGEDPLGGGKFFPKGRLRDRPKALRSADLIAINGETSEESLRALEDFKNIPRIYFRQVFDKLLIVHGELQNKGNSNDLLKNIGVSVFCGLGSPESFIRTVEECGAKILVKYVLPDHSPITKKELRFLSAKTALRKGEILLCTEKDFVKMPDLSGEKNLLPIGVVCSKANVDGNQKFLSDLLKKICRSCERRKK is encoded by the coding sequence ATGATTTATCGCACGCTGTGTTTGCGATTGCTGCAAAGGAGAAGACCCTCGGTGTTTTTTGCAATTCTTTCTTCAATATTTGCTTTTTGCTCTGGGCTTCATCGCTTTGTTTCTATCTTTAGGAAAAAGGTAGCAGCGGGTATCCCTGTTGTCTCAGTAGGAAATATTGCTATTGGAGGTACGGGCAAGACTCCCATGGTAGCTTATCTCGCGGAGTTTTTCTATTCCCAAGGGCTTCGTTGCGCTGTTTTATCCAGAGGGTACAAAGGAAAGTTGTCCTCTAGATCAAAGTCTGTGCTAGTCAATCCATCTCTGCATACGGCTCAAGAGGTGGGAGATGAGCCATTTATGTTATCGCAAAAAATCACAAATGGTTTTGTGATTGTAGGAAAAAATCGCTTGCTTTCAGTCAAGAAAGCAGAAGAGTTAGGATGTGATGTGGCCATTCTTGATGATGGGTTGCAGTACTTTCCTTTAGAGAAGCAAGCGAATATTATTGTTGTTAGAGGAGAGGATCCTCTAGGAGGCGGAAAGTTTTTCCCAAAAGGTCGTCTGAGAGATCGCCCCAAGGCCTTAAGATCGGCAGACCTAATAGCCATTAATGGTGAAACTTCGGAAGAATCTTTACGTGCGCTAGAGGATTTTAAAAATATTCCTAGAATTTATTTTCGACAGGTCTTCGATAAACTTTTAATTGTGCATGGTGAATTGCAAAACAAAGGTAATAGTAATGATTTGTTGAAAAATATTGGTGTCAGTGTTTTTTGCGGATTGGGTTCTCCAGAAAGCTTCATTCGTACTGTAGAAGAATGTGGAGCTAAAATATTGGTTAAATATGTTCTGCCTGATCATTCACCGATCACTAAAAAGGAATTACGATTTCTTTCAGCGAAAACAGCTTTACGCAAGGGCGAAATTTTGCTTTGCACGGAAAAAGATTTCGTCAAGATGCCAGATCTTTCTGGAGAAAAGAATCTACTACCTATAGGAGTAGTTTGTTCGAAAGCAAATGTTGATGGGAATCAGAAATTTTTAAGTGATCTCCTTAAAAAAATCTGTCGCTCATGCGAAAGGAGAAAAAAATGA
- a CDS encoding uroporphyrinogen-III synthase — translation MPKTSHFSRQKPRKLYLGQNRHTASSLNAAFFPILSVKKMALSSPKTRRLFKSIPYSTHVLITSPSAAKLFAKTAISLGYQYFIKKLQYLSIGQTTSKVLRTYISQSISIKESEHPIAESLASLLPTLSPNSLVLYPSSFLARKILLNTMATHSIPHKHCFLYSMLPNKLPKHYLDFYQEFLFTSPSGVRAYVSQHPFIEKKRYSCIGEITARELQKYHENFSLFK, via the coding sequence ATGCCAAAAACCTCGCATTTTTCAAGACAAAAGCCTAGAAAACTCTACTTAGGACAAAACCGACATACAGCCTCATCTTTAAATGCTGCGTTCTTCCCTATCCTCTCCGTAAAGAAAATGGCTCTTTCCTCACCAAAAACTCGTCGCTTGTTTAAGAGTATTCCCTATTCAACCCACGTTCTGATAACTAGCCCTTCCGCAGCTAAACTTTTTGCCAAAACTGCTATAAGCTTGGGGTATCAGTACTTCATTAAAAAACTCCAGTATCTATCGATAGGTCAAACTACATCCAAAGTACTGAGAACCTACATCTCTCAATCCATCTCTATTAAAGAATCAGAACATCCTATAGCAGAAAGTCTTGCATCATTACTCCCAACGCTATCCCCTAACTCTTTAGTTCTTTATCCCTCCTCCTTTTTAGCTAGAAAAATTCTTTTAAACACCATGGCTACGCATAGCATCCCTCATAAACATTGTTTCCTCTACAGCATGCTGCCTAACAAACTACCTAAGCATTATCTAGACTTCTACCAAGAATTCTTGTTCACTAGTCCCTCCGGAGTTCGAGCATATGTCAGTCAACATCCCTTCATAGAAAAAAAAAGATATTCCTGTATTGGTGAAATTACTGCTCGAGAACTCCAAAAATATCACGAAAATTTCTCCTTATTTAAATAA